One window of Trichomycterus rosablanca isolate fTriRos1 chromosome 2, fTriRos1.hap1, whole genome shotgun sequence genomic DNA carries:
- the lpar2a gene encoding lysophosphatidic acid receptor 2a — MSSGEYCPGREKNVSYFYSRTGKNISANWKPTDFVVVGLGVPVCIFILLANLMVMLAIIKNRRFHFPIYYLLGNMAAADLFAGVSYFNLIFHTGPWTIGLTQNQWLVRGALIEMSLTASVLNLLAVALERHQSIFTMQLHSNMSNRRVLMLIVAIWVVAIIMGLVPTMGWNCVCDLESCSTVAPLYTRSFLVFWAILNLITFSIMVAIYTRIFIYVRRKSQNRLPYAFPVRKNDTLDGLMKTVSMILGAFVICWTPGLVILLLDGLSCTGCQVLKYEKYCLVLAECNSLMNPIIYSCRDEDMRNTFKRILCWLCRQEEEQDGEPGNVQSDTLKTERLLSEKFSTNYNHTERNHTL, encoded by the exons ATGTCCTCTGGTGAATACTGTCCTGGCCGTGAGAAGAACGTCTCATATTTTTACTCGAGAACTGGAAAAAACATCAGCGCAAACTGGAAGCCAACGGACTTTGTGGTGGTAGGACTTGGGGTCCCAGTATGCATCTTCATCCTATTGGCCAACTTGATGGTAATGTTGGCCATCATCAAGAACCGGCGCTTCCATTTCCCTATCTACTACCTGCTGGGTAACATGGCAGCAGCCGACCTTTTCGCCGGAGTCTCTTACTTCAACCTCATATTTCACACGGGTCCGTGGACCATCGGGCTGACCCAGAACCAGTGGCTGGTGCGAGGAGCGCTGATCGAGATGAGCTTAACGGCGTCTGTGTTAAATCTGCTGGCCGTGGCCTTGGAGCGCCATCAGAGCATCTTCACCATGcagctgcacagcaacatgtcCAACAGGCGTGTTCTCATGCTGATCGTGGCCATCTGGGTTGTGGCAATTATCATGGGCCTCGTCCCCACCATGGGCTGgaactgtgtgtgtgacctggAATCGTGCTCCACCGTGGCGCCGCTCTACACTCGCAGCTTTCTGGTGTTCTGGGCCATCCTTAACCTCATTACTTTCTCCATCATGGTGGCTATTTACACACGGATTTTCATCTACGTGCGCCGGAAAAGCCAGAATAGGTTGCCGTATGCATTTCCTGTCAGAAAAAACGACACACTTGATGGACTGATGAAAACTGTCTCCATGATTCTAG GTGCTTTTGTGATCTGCTGGACTCCGGGCCTGGTCATCTTGCTGCTGGACGGACTCAGCTGTACAGGGTGCCAGGTGCTGAAATACGAGAAGTACTGCCTGGTTCTGGCCGAGTGTAACTCGCTGATGAACCCCATCATCTACTCGTGCCGTGACGAGGACATGAGGAACACGTTTAAGCGCATCCTGTGCTGGCTGTGCAGGCAGGAAGAGGAGCAGGACGGAGAGCCCGGCAACGTTCAGTCGGACACCCTGAAAACAGAGAGGCTGCTGTCAGAGAAATTCTCAACAAATTACAACCACACCGAGCGTAACCACACACTCTGA